The following are encoded in a window of Camarhynchus parvulus chromosome 1A, STF_HiC, whole genome shotgun sequence genomic DNA:
- the ZBED4 gene encoding zinc finger BED domain-containing protein 4 translates to MDMSKADCPGMDDTFVLGKINNLKVEQEDDSINCTLERTDIKTEQDDFKHADSSDEQEDKEKNFITNNSGKYLSTENEDDYGSLFSQYSNTLYDVAMEAVTQSLLSSRNISSRKKSPAWNHFFISPRDSTKAICMYCMKEFSRGKNEKDLSTSCLMRHVRRAHPTVLIQENGTMPGISSFSSSTLLLPPQSADVGDLSSMLSPIKLVKKMASKIPSPDRIIEESVSIVSSEEISDLSVPEKCSKEEVMVGSSPQQANNQYDDTVENVAEKAVVIPKSASGSRRRSAVWKHFYLSPLDNSKAVCIHCMNEFSRGKNGKDLGTSCLIRHMWRAHRSIVLQENGGGTSIPPLYTAPPTLLPSLLPSDSDLNSMSSSPGKLMKEPTSVSSSPDRISEEIHTNLTSGDTLVEDSMLSSSDDIGEVSFVSSPEKQCEGLGPLIFEPTAVFQQNKRIMKRLKSEVWHHFSLSPADSLKAVCRYCSCMISRGKKGDVGTSCLMRHLYRRHPDVIGNQKSFLDVSLANSPYATLASAECSSSKLTDLPTMVTHDNQIIFPVNSKKTSKLWNHFSICSADSTKVICTHCGRIISRGKKPTNLGTSCLLRHLQRFHNNVLKTDVPETVLSSSTDNHMPLRTELLGSSNFDETNDKFCDSHPVAKKITSLVAEMIALDLQPYSFVDNIGFNRLLEYLQPQYSLPSPSYFSRTAIPDMYDNVKQIIISHLKEAESGVIHFTSGIWMSNQTREYLTLTAHWVTFESSFRPQCEDYHCSALLNVSQIDCDYNGISIQKQLEYWWETWITSIGLQIGITVTDNQSIEKTLNEGDHSSVQCFSHTVNVIVNEAIKSQRMVQNLLSIARKICERVHRSAKAKEKLAELQKEYELPQHQLIQDVPSKWNTSFHMLERLIEQKRAIDEMSIECSFRELISCDQWEVMQSVCHALKPFEAASREMSTHMSTLSQVIPMIHILNRKIEMLFEETMGIDTMLKSLKEAMVSRLSSTLHDPRYIFATLLDPRYKTSLFTEEEAEQYKQDLIRELEIMSSTSDDDKPVSNGCDIGSPSTNSYGEDNLWSLMGDMKKTKDLKERAKLPEEMVLSYLEEEVLEHNCDPLTYWNFKKSSWPVLSKLAVRFLGCPPSIVPSERLFNTSNESNNFSQSRLMIEHFEKLIFLKVNLPLIYFQY, encoded by the coding sequence ATGGACATGAGTAAAGCAGATTGCCCCGGAATGGATGATACTTTTGTATTGGGTAAAATCAATAACTTGAAAGTAGAGCAAGAAGACGACAGCATTAACTGTACTCTAGAAAGAACGGATATAAAGACAGAACAAGATGATTTCAAACATGCGGACAGCAGTGATGAAcaggaagacaaagaaaagaacTTCATTACAAACAACTCTGGCAAATATTTGTctacagaaaatgaagatgattATGGATCTCTTTTTTCTCAGTATAGTAATACGCTGTATGATGTAGCAATGGAAGCTGTGACACAAAGCCTCCTTTCTAGCAGAAATATAAGCTCCAGAAAAAAGTCACCTGCTTGGAACCATTTTTTTATATCTCCTAGAGATAGCACTAAAGCAATATGTATGTACTGTATGAAAGAATTTAGCAGgggtaaaaatgaaaaggacCTGAGTACAAGTTGTCTCATGAGACACGTGAGGAGAGCACATCCCACTGTACTAATTCAAGAAAATGGAACTATGCCAGGtatatcttccttttcttcatctaCATTATTGCTGCCGCCTCAGTCTGCAGATGTTGGAGATCTGAGTTCTATGTTATCCCCCATAAAACTGGTCAAGAAAATGGCTTCTAAAATACCATCTCCAGATCGAATAATTGAGGAATCTGTTTCTATTGTTTCTTCTGAAGAAATATCAGACCTCTCAGTTCCTGAAAAGTGCAGCAAAGAAGAAGTCATGGTTGGTTCATCTCCACAGCAAGCCAACAACCAATATGATGACACTGTTGAGAATGTAGCAGAAAAAGCAGTTGTAATTCCAAAGAGTGCATCAGGTTCTAGAAGGAGATCTGCTGTCTGGAAACACTTCTATTTGTCACCTCTAGATAATTCTAAAGCTGTTTGCATCCACTGCATGAATGAATTCAgtagaggaaaaaatggaaaagaccTAGGAACGAGTTGTTTAATAAGACACATGTGGAGAGCCCATCGTTCCATTGTCCTGCAAGAGAATGGGGGTGGTACCAGCATACCACCTCTCTACACTGCACCTCCTACTCTCTTGCCTTCTTTACTGCCATCAGACAGTGATCTGAATTCTATGTCATCCTCTCCTGGAAAACTAATGAAAGAACCAACTtctgtttcctcttctccagacagAATCTCCGAGGAGATCCATACTAATCTCACTTCTGGAGATACTCTAGTGGAAGACTCAATGCTGTCATCTTCTGATGATATAGGTGAAGTCTCCTTTGTTTCATCTCCTGAAAAACAGTGTGAGGGATTAGGTCCACTAATATTTGAACCTACTGCTGtgtttcagcaaaataaaaggattATGAAAAGGCTTAAGTCAGAAGTCTGGCACCACTTTTCACTCTCACCTGCAGACAGTTTAAAAGCAGTATGTAGATACTGCAGTTGTATGATAAGTCGTGGTAAGAAAGGAGATGTGGGCACAAGCTGCTTAATGAGACACCTATATAGACGCCATCCCGATGTAATTGGAAACCAAAAGAGCTTTCTCGATGTGAGTTTGGCAAATTCACCTTATGCCACTTTGGCTTCTGCAGAATGTTCATCCTCAAAGTTGACTGACTTGCCTACAATGGTTACACATGATAATCAAATTATATTTCCTGTTAATAGTAAGAAGACCTCAAAACTGTGGAATCACTTTTCAATTTGTTCTGCAGATTCAACAAAAGTAATATGTACACACTGTGGACGTATAATAAGTAGGGGGAAAAAGCCAACAAACCTAGGCACAAGTTGCCTTCTAAGACATTTGCAGCGGTTTCATAACAATGTATTGAAAACTGATGTCCCAGAGACAGTGTTATCCTCATCTACGGATAATCACATGCCACTCCGCACAGAATTACTAGGATCTTCAAATTTTGATGAAACCAATGACAAGTTTTGTGACTCTCATCCAGTtgccaaaaaaatcacaagtcTTGTAGCCGAAATGATTGCACTTGACCTTCAGCCATATTCTTTTGTAGACAACATTGGCTTTAACAGGCTGCTTGAATATTTGCAACCTCAGTATTCTTTACCTTCTCCATCTTACTTTTCTAGGACAGCAATTCCAGATATGTATGATAACgtaaaacaaattattatctCACATCTTAAAGAAGCTGAAAGTGGAGTGATCCATTTTACATCTGGAATATGGATGAGCAACCAAACACGAGAATATCTAACCCTGACCGCTCACTGGGTAACATTTGAGTCTTCATTTCGACCACAGTGTGAGGATTACCATTGTTCAGCACTATTAAATGTATCACAGATCGACTGCGACTACAATGGAATCAGTATTCAAAAGCAGCTAGAATACTGGTGGGAAACGTGGATTACTTCCATTGGACTTCAGATTGGGATTACTGTTACTGATAATCAGAGTATAGAGAAAACTTTAAATGAAGGTGATCATTCAAGTGTACAATGTTTTAGTCACACTGTTAATGTAATTGTAAATGAGGCTATTAAAAGCCAGAGAATGGTTCAGAATTTGCTTAGTATTGCAAGGAAGATCTGTGAACGCGTCCATCGgtcagcaaaagcaaaagagaagttAGCTGAGCTGCAAAAAGAGTATGAGTTGCCTCAGCATCAGCTAATACAAGATGTTCCATCCAAGTGGAATACATCATTTCATATGCTTGAACGCCTTATTGAACAGAAAAGAGCAATTGATGAAATGTCAATAGAGTGCAGCTTCCGGGAGCTGATAAGCTGTGACCAGTGGGAAGTCATGCAGTCAGTGTGTCACGCTCTCAAACCTTTCGAAGCTGCAAGTAGGGAGATGAGTACACACATGTCTACTCTAAGCCAAGTGATTCCAATGATTCATATACTTAACaggaaaatagaaatgctttttgAGGAAACTATGGGCATAGATACTATGCTGAAATCTTTGAAAGAAGCTATGGTGAGCAGATTGTCCTCCACGCTTCATGATCCAAGGTACATTTTTGCTACACTTCTGGATCCCCGGTATAAAACATCGTTATTTACAGAAGAGGAGGCTGAACAATATAAACAAGACTTAATCAGGGAGCTGGAAATAATGAGTTCTACCTCAGATGATGATAAACCTGTTTCCAATGGATGTGATATAGGTTCACCATCTACAAATTCTTACGGGGAAGATAATCTCTGGTCACTCATGGGTgacatgaagaaaacaaaagaccTGAAAGAGAGAGCAAAGTTACCAGAGGAAATGGTGCTTTCTTACTTGGAGGAAGAAGTGCTTGAGCATAACTGTGATCCTCTAACTTACTGGAACTTTAAAAAGTCATCTTGGCCAGTACTGTCAAAATTGGCTGTCAGGTTCTTGGGTTGTCCACCAAGCATTGTTCCTTCAGAGAGATTGTTCAATACATCCAATGAAAGCAACAACTTTAGTCAGTCAAGGTTAATGATTGAACACTTTGAAAAGCTTATCTTTTTGAAAGTGAATCTTCCTTTAATATACTTCCAGTATTGA